The window GCCCGGGGTGCACGGGCAGTGACAGCACCTCGGCCGCCAGCCGCCGCGCGGCGGGCACAGTGTCGCCGCTGTAGCCGAGGCCGCGGTAGAGAGGCTGGTCCGGGATGGGCGTCGGGTAGTAGATGCCGGTCTGGATGCCGCGCCCGGCGAGCCAGGCGGCGAGGCCGTCCCGGTCCCGGGGCACGCGGACGGTGTACAGGTGCCAGACCATGCCTTCGTCCTCCGGACAGGGCGGCAGGACGAGCCCCCTCAGGCGCTGCGATAGGTAGAGGGCATTCTGGCGTCGTCGGGCGTTGAGGGCGCCCAACCGGTCAAGCTGGGCCAGGGCGAGCGCCGCCTGGAACTCCGTCATCCGGTAGTTGAAGCCCAGGATGGAGCTGCTGTAGCGGGACTCCTCGCCGTGGGAGCGCAGGAGACGGAGGCGCGCTGCGAGCGAGGCGTCGTCGGTCGTGACTACGCCGCCTTCGCCAGAGGTCATGTTCTTGGTGGCGTAGAGAGAGAAGCAGCCGGTCCCGGCGGCCCCGGCCCGGCGGCCGGATCGCCGTGCGCCGTGAGCCTGGGCGGCGTCCTCGATTAGCGCCAGGCCGTGCTGCCGCGCGATGCCTTCGATGGCGTCGATGTCGCAGAGGCGGCCGTACAGGTGCACCGGCAGGATGGCTTTCGTGCGCGGCGTGATCGCTGCTTCGATGAGCGATTCGTCGATGTTGCCGTCTTCCTTGACGTCGACGAACACGGGCCTGGCGCCGGTGGCGAGGACCATGTTCGCGGTCGCCTGGAAGGTAAAGGGGGTGGTGATTACCTCATCGCCCGGGCCGATGCCGTGGGCGAGCAGGGCCAGGTGCAGCGCTGCCGTCCCGTTCGCGACGGCGACCGCCTCGGCAGTACCGCTGACTTCCGCAGCGAAGCGACGCTCTAGCTCGCGGGTGACGGGCCCGTTGACCAGCTGGCCGGAGTCCAGCACTCGTAGGACCGCCCTGCGCTCTTCCTCACCGATGATGGGCTGGGCGATGCGGATCATGCGGCACTCGGCAGGTCGTAGGTCTCGTGGCAGGTCGGGCAGGACCACTGATGGGCGCGGTCGCCGGGCTTCAGGCGGTGGCCGCGTTTGCAGACGTAGCCCACCAGCTTCGCCGGGCT of the Dehalococcoidia bacterium genome contains:
- a CDS encoding DegT/DnrJ/EryC1/StrS family aminotransferase codes for the protein MIRIAQPIIGEEERRAVLRVLDSGQLVNGPVTRELERRFAAEVSGTAEAVAVANGTAALHLALLAHGIGPGDEVITTPFTFQATANMVLATGARPVFVDVKEDGNIDESLIEAAITPRTKAILPVHLYGRLCDIDAIEGIARQHGLALIEDAAQAHGARRSGRRAGAAGTGCFSLYATKNMTSGEGGVVTTDDASLAARLRLLRSHGEESRYSSSILGFNYRMTEFQAALALAQLDRLGALNARRRQNALYLSQRLRGLVLPPCPEDEGMVWHLYTVRVPRDRDGLAAWLAGRGIQTGIYYPTPIPDQPLYRGLGYSGDTVPAARRLAAEVLSLPVHPGLSREDLDAIVAAVNEWTAEHAAE